The Hypomesus transpacificus isolate Combined female chromosome 2, fHypTra1, whole genome shotgun sequence genome window below encodes:
- the rbp5 gene encoding retinol-binding protein 5, producing MAKPNYTGTFHLVTQENMDSYLAALDINFALRKIVCLLKPTKQICHDPATGDVKIRTITTFKNFDMDFKLGQPFTEDLGPVDGRVCQTTVDWQGDKLLCVQKGEKEGRGWTHWLEGNMLHLEMRVQDVIAKQVFKKAE from the exons ATGGCTAAACCAAATTACACCGGGACGTTTCATTTGGTTACTCAAGAAAACATGGATTCTTACCTCGCAGCTTTGG ATATCAACTTTGCTTTGCGCAAGattgtgtgtttgctgaaaCCCACCAAACAAATCTGTCACGATCCTGCGACCGGGGACGTCAAGATCCGCACCATCACCACCTTCAAGAACTTTGACATGGATTTCAAACTGGGCCAGCCCTTCACAGAGGACCTGGGCCCCGTGGATGGacgtgtgtgtcag ACTACAGTGGACTGGCAAGGAGACAAGCTGTTGTGTGtgcagaaaggagagaaagaggggagaggatggacaCACTGGCTGGAGGGCAACATGCTGCATCTG GAGATGAGAGTTCAAGATGTGATTGCCAAGCAAGTCTTCAAGAAAGCTGAGTAA
- the LOC124473865 gene encoding tumor necrosis factor receptor superfamily member 14 isoform X1: MAGKKNCKPEEYQHLSEDRCCDKCPKGQHVFKDCTQTEQTMCERCKHNEYTADRNFLRQCLPCRDLCHSKSNMKTARECQADQDRQCECVFGYYFVDKDKTHCATVTECDPGSEVKVNATIGNDTVCAPCMPGTFSSTKGLSPCKPHSNCEKLGQELKSAGTDTSDAKCHLIIPSCSWMLPAGLWVGVVVTSIFIILFCIIYWRMKRQSYHTAASSPCRLTVEPVVIREPLCPCPELGKHCQETCDGEKSLKPVFVNSGKSPVLNLCHQHCDIESDGPSRIPLMDRSGQSVNDMNGHSTISLVRMTSEPQEDEWGGT; encoded by the exons ATGGCTGGTAAGAAAAACTGCAAACCTGAGGAATATCAGCACCTATCTGAGGATAGGTGCTGTGACAAATGCCCAAAAG GCCAGCATGTTTTCAAAGACTGCACACAGACTGAACAGACCATGTGTGAAAGATGCAAACACAATGAATATACCGCTGACAGGAACTTCTTACGTCAGTGTTTGCCATGTCGAGACCTTTGCCATTCCA aGAGCAACATGAAGACGGCCAGAGAATGCCAGGCAGACCAGGACAGACAGTGCGAGTGCGTGTTTGGTTACTATTTTGTAGACAAAGACAAGACGCACTGCGCCACTGTGACCGAGTGTGACCCAGGTTCTGAGGTTAAGGTTAACG CTACCATCGGAAATGACACCGTCTGTGCCCCATGTATGCCTGGGACCTTCAGCTCCACAAAGGGTCTTTCTCCCTGCAAACCCCACTCCAA TTGTGAAAAACTAGGACAGGAGTTGAAATCCGCAGGAACTGATACCAGCGATGCAAAGTGCCATCTCATCATACCAA GTTGTTCCTGGATGTTACCAGCTGGCCTTTGGGTAGGGGTGGTAGTGACGTCGATCTTCATCATTCTGTTCTGCATTATCTACTGGAGGATGAAGCGCCAATCCTACCATACAG CAGCTTCCAGCCCCTGCCGTTTGACTGTGGAGCCAGTGGTCATCAGAGAGCCACTGTGCCCATGCCCAGAGTTAGGGAAACACTGCCAGGAGACCTGTGATGGAGAGAAAAGTCTGAAGCCAGTTTTTGTCAACTCAG GGAAGTCTCCGGTGCTGAATCTATGCCATCAACATTGTGACATAGAAAGCGATGGCCCTTCAAGGATACCATTGATGGATCGATCGGGCCAATCGGTGAATGACATGAACGGACATTCCACGATTTCCTTAGTCAGGATGACATCAGAGCCACAGGAAGATGAATGGGGCGGGACATAA
- the LOC124473865 gene encoding tumor necrosis factor receptor superfamily member 5 isoform X3: MAGKKNCKPEEYQHLSEDRCCDKCPKESNMKTARECQADQDRQCECVFGYYFVDKDKTHCATVTECDPGSEVKVNATIGNDTVCAPCMPGTFSSTKGLSPCKPHSNCEKLGQELKSAGTDTSDAKCHLIIPSCSWMLPAGLWVGVVVTSIFIILFCIIYWRMKRQSYHTAASSPCRLTVEPVVIREPLCPCPELGKHCQETCDGEKSLKPVFVNSGKSPVLNLCHQHCDIESDGPSRIPLMDRSGQSVNDMNGHSTISLVRMTSEPQEDEWGGT; the protein is encoded by the exons ATGGCTGGTAAGAAAAACTGCAAACCTGAGGAATATCAGCACCTATCTGAGGATAGGTGCTGTGACAAATGCCCAAAAG aGAGCAACATGAAGACGGCCAGAGAATGCCAGGCAGACCAGGACAGACAGTGCGAGTGCGTGTTTGGTTACTATTTTGTAGACAAAGACAAGACGCACTGCGCCACTGTGACCGAGTGTGACCCAGGTTCTGAGGTTAAGGTTAACG CTACCATCGGAAATGACACCGTCTGTGCCCCATGTATGCCTGGGACCTTCAGCTCCACAAAGGGTCTTTCTCCCTGCAAACCCCACTCCAA TTGTGAAAAACTAGGACAGGAGTTGAAATCCGCAGGAACTGATACCAGCGATGCAAAGTGCCATCTCATCATACCAA GTTGTTCCTGGATGTTACCAGCTGGCCTTTGGGTAGGGGTGGTAGTGACGTCGATCTTCATCATTCTGTTCTGCATTATCTACTGGAGGATGAAGCGCCAATCCTACCATACAG CAGCTTCCAGCCCCTGCCGTTTGACTGTGGAGCCAGTGGTCATCAGAGAGCCACTGTGCCCATGCCCAGAGTTAGGGAAACACTGCCAGGAGACCTGTGATGGAGAGAAAAGTCTGAAGCCAGTTTTTGTCAACTCAG GGAAGTCTCCGGTGCTGAATCTATGCCATCAACATTGTGACATAGAAAGCGATGGCCCTTCAAGGATACCATTGATGGATCGATCGGGCCAATCGGTGAATGACATGAACGGACATTCCACGATTTCCTTAGTCAGGATGACATCAGAGCCACAGGAAGATGAATGGGGCGGGACATAA
- the LOC124473865 gene encoding tumor necrosis factor receptor superfamily member 14 isoform X2, whose product MAGKKNCKPEEYQHLSEDRCCDKCPKGQHVFKDCTQTEQTMCERCKHNEYTADRNFLRQCLPCRDLCHSKSNMKTARECQADQDRQCECVFGYYFVDKDKTHCATVTECDPGSEVKVNATIGNDTVCAPCMPGTFSSTKGLSPCKPHSNCEKLGQELKSAGTDTSDAKCHLIIPSCSWMLPAGLWVGVVVTSIFIILFCIIYWRMKRQSYHTASSPCRLTVEPVVIREPLCPCPELGKHCQETCDGEKSLKPVFVNSGKSPVLNLCHQHCDIESDGPSRIPLMDRSGQSVNDMNGHSTISLVRMTSEPQEDEWGGT is encoded by the exons ATGGCTGGTAAGAAAAACTGCAAACCTGAGGAATATCAGCACCTATCTGAGGATAGGTGCTGTGACAAATGCCCAAAAG GCCAGCATGTTTTCAAAGACTGCACACAGACTGAACAGACCATGTGTGAAAGATGCAAACACAATGAATATACCGCTGACAGGAACTTCTTACGTCAGTGTTTGCCATGTCGAGACCTTTGCCATTCCA aGAGCAACATGAAGACGGCCAGAGAATGCCAGGCAGACCAGGACAGACAGTGCGAGTGCGTGTTTGGTTACTATTTTGTAGACAAAGACAAGACGCACTGCGCCACTGTGACCGAGTGTGACCCAGGTTCTGAGGTTAAGGTTAACG CTACCATCGGAAATGACACCGTCTGTGCCCCATGTATGCCTGGGACCTTCAGCTCCACAAAGGGTCTTTCTCCCTGCAAACCCCACTCCAA TTGTGAAAAACTAGGACAGGAGTTGAAATCCGCAGGAACTGATACCAGCGATGCAAAGTGCCATCTCATCATACCAA GTTGTTCCTGGATGTTACCAGCTGGCCTTTGGGTAGGGGTGGTAGTGACGTCGATCTTCATCATTCTGTTCTGCATTATCTACTGGAGGATGAAGCGCCAATCCTACCATACAG CTTCCAGCCCCTGCCGTTTGACTGTGGAGCCAGTGGTCATCAGAGAGCCACTGTGCCCATGCCCAGAGTTAGGGAAACACTGCCAGGAGACCTGTGATGGAGAGAAAAGTCTGAAGCCAGTTTTTGTCAACTCAG GGAAGTCTCCGGTGCTGAATCTATGCCATCAACATTGTGACATAGAAAGCGATGGCCCTTCAAGGATACCATTGATGGATCGATCGGGCCAATCGGTGAATGACATGAACGGACATTCCACGATTTCCTTAGTCAGGATGACATCAGAGCCACAGGAAGATGAATGGGGCGGGACATAA